From the Equus quagga isolate Etosha38 chromosome 16, UCLA_HA_Equagga_1.0, whole genome shotgun sequence genome, one window contains:
- the LOC124228122 gene encoding sphingomyelin phosphodiesterase 5-like isoform X2, giving the protein MQSPPDWPPKPGALRPSPFPHPVLDILHGLACALLFPAYWILDQLLGFWARATRRSGPRWLKAVAGVGASLLLLPLLLLVGLPLALPGFLLWLLLQAWRRPFCYQPPPECWTPPTPWRPPAEPARCFGFLSANLCLLPDGLARFSNLQHSQRRAEALGAVLLAGLRSSRYGATGCSSPGPEAPSGVLIAAVPAGLDFVCLQEVFDLRAARRLVNCLAPNLGPVLYDVGTFGLQPGPHLKLLGSGLLLASRYPLLRAAFWCFPHARREDALASKGLLSAQVQLGILDGRRVVGFLHCTHLHAPNEDGPLRCQQLTLLLDWAEQFEAESRQSDEAVAFSVLLGDLNFDNCSPGKRRLRQSVAARPGPAHPAPVSLPRPCAGAEAPALQPLSGPLPAGHAPGAALGRGYGTGVGDGHREGSTAEAPADTALPRPHRNYTERLHALPLGGLLPGDAEEVSGNLGARHRLERECPSLVTQPLLRALEQKEGRRRYLAGPPSGSHRAKPWKGRRVDYITYRGVPGGPLSPGSQTTWPWDFGSELRCLPKAGTIDRCDAGGKTNRTQSMSLAGRRGNRAT; this is encoded by the exons ATGCAATCCCCGCCCGACTGGCCCCCGAAGCCCGGCGCCCTACGGCCCTCGCCCTTCCCGCACCCTGTGCTGGACATCCTCCACGGCCTAGCCTGCGCGCTGCTCTTCCCAGCCTACTGGATCCTGGACCAGCTGCTGGGCTTCTGGGCGCGGGCGACGCGCCGGAGTGGCCCGAGGTGGCTGAAAGCAGTGGCGGGCGTCGGTGcgtctctgctgctgctgccgctgctgctgctcgTCGGCCTGCCCCTGGCACTGCCGGGCTTCTTGCTTTGGCTGCTGCTGCAGGCCTGGCGCCGCCCCTTCTGTTACCAGCCCCCTCCGGAGTGCTGGACGCCCCCCACGCCCTGGCGACCCCCAGCTGAGCCCGCGCGCTGCTTCGGCTTCCTCAGCGCCAACCTGTGTCTGCTCCCCGACGGGCTGGCGCGCTTCAGCAACTTGCAGCACAGCCAGCGGCGGGCCGAGGCCTTGGGCGCCGTGCTGCTCGCCGGTCTGCGTTCCTCGCGCTATGGGGCTACTGGCTGCAGCTCGCCAGGGCCAGAGGCGCCGTCTGGGGTGCTGATAGCCGCGGTGCCGGCGGGTCTGGACTTCGTGTGCCTACAGGAGGTGTTCGATCTGCGCGCGGCGCGCAGACTGGTAAACTGCCTGGCGCCCAATCTGGGCCCGGTGCTGTACGACGTGGGCACGTTCGGCCTGCAGCCCGGGCCGCACCTTAAGCTGCTAGGCAGCGGGCTGCTGCTGGCCTCGCGCTACCCGCTGCTGCGCGCCGCCTTCTGGTGTTTCCCCCATGCGCGTCGCGAGGACGCGCTGGCCTCCAAGGGACTGCTTTCCGCACAG GTACAACTGGGCATCCTAGATGGGCGACGCGTCGTGGGCTTCCTGCATTGCACGCACTTGCATGCGCCGAATG aggatGGGCCCTTGCGCTGTCAACAGCTCACGCTGCTGCTAGACTGGGCCGAGCAGTTTGAGGCCGAGAGCCGTCAGAGCGACGAAGCCGTGGCCTTCAGCGTGCTGCTGGGGGACCTGAACTTCGACAACTGCTCACCAGGTAAGCGGAGGCTGCGGCAGAGCGTGGCCGCGCGGCCTGGCCCCGCCCACCCAGCGCCGGTTTCCCTCCCCAGACCATGCGCAGGAGCAGAAGCACCAGCTCTTCAGCCGCTTTCAGGACCCCTGCCGGCTGGGCACGCGCCGGGAGCAGCCCTGGGCCGTGGGTACGGCACCGGGGTGGGGGATGGACATAGGGAGGGATCCACGGCCGAGGCTCCCGCTGATACTGCCCTCCCACGCCCTCACAGGAACTATACTGAACGCCTCCACGCTCTGCCACTCGGTGGCCTGCTCCCCGGAGATGCTGAGGAGGTGAGTGGCAACCTGGGGGCCAGACACCGCCTAGAACGAGAGTGCCCTAGCCTTGTGACACAGCCCCTCCTCAGGGCCCTGGAGCAGAAGGAAGGGCGCCGTCGCTACCTGGCAGGCCCTCCCAGCGGAAGCCACCGGGCTAAGCCCTGGAAGGGACGGCGCGTGGACTACATCACGTATCGGGGAGTGCCCGGAGGCCCTCTGAgccca GGCTCACAGACCACCTGGCCGTGGGACTTCGGCTCCGAGTTGCGATGTCTTCCTAAGGCAGGCACGATCGACAGGTGCGACGCCGGTGGAAAGACAAACAGGACGCAGAGCATGAGCCTGGCTGGTCGCCGCGGGAACAGGGCGACTTAA
- the LOC124228122 gene encoding sphingomyelin phosphodiesterase 5-like isoform X7 encodes MQSPPDWPPKPGALRPSPFPHPVLDILHGLACALLFPAYWILDQLLGFWARATRRSGPRWLKAVAGVGASLLLLPLLLLVGLPLALPGFLLWLLLQAWRRPFCYQPPPECWTPPTPWRPPAEPARCFGFLSANLCLLPDGLARFSNLQHSQRRAEALGAVLLAGLRSSRYGATGCSSPGPEAPSGVLIAAVPAGLDFVCLQEVFDLRAARRLVNCLAPNLGPVLYDVGTFGLQPGPHLKLLGSGLLLASRYPLLRAAFWCFPHARREDALASKGLLSAQVQLGILDGRRVVGFLHCTHLHAPNEDGPLRCQQLTLLLDWAEQFEAESRQSDEAVAFSVLLGDLNFDNCSPDHAQEQKHQLFSRFQDPCRLGTRREQPWAVGTILNASTLCHSVACSPEMLRRALEQKEGRRRYLAGPPSGSHRAKPWKGRRVDYITYRGVPGGPLSPEVEQVTFSTALAGLTDHLAVGLRLRVAMSS; translated from the exons ATGCAATCCCCGCCCGACTGGCCCCCGAAGCCCGGCGCCCTACGGCCCTCGCCCTTCCCGCACCCTGTGCTGGACATCCTCCACGGCCTAGCCTGCGCGCTGCTCTTCCCAGCCTACTGGATCCTGGACCAGCTGCTGGGCTTCTGGGCGCGGGCGACGCGCCGGAGTGGCCCGAGGTGGCTGAAAGCAGTGGCGGGCGTCGGTGcgtctctgctgctgctgccgctgctgctgctcgTCGGCCTGCCCCTGGCACTGCCGGGCTTCTTGCTTTGGCTGCTGCTGCAGGCCTGGCGCCGCCCCTTCTGTTACCAGCCCCCTCCGGAGTGCTGGACGCCCCCCACGCCCTGGCGACCCCCAGCTGAGCCCGCGCGCTGCTTCGGCTTCCTCAGCGCCAACCTGTGTCTGCTCCCCGACGGGCTGGCGCGCTTCAGCAACTTGCAGCACAGCCAGCGGCGGGCCGAGGCCTTGGGCGCCGTGCTGCTCGCCGGTCTGCGTTCCTCGCGCTATGGGGCTACTGGCTGCAGCTCGCCAGGGCCAGAGGCGCCGTCTGGGGTGCTGATAGCCGCGGTGCCGGCGGGTCTGGACTTCGTGTGCCTACAGGAGGTGTTCGATCTGCGCGCGGCGCGCAGACTGGTAAACTGCCTGGCGCCCAATCTGGGCCCGGTGCTGTACGACGTGGGCACGTTCGGCCTGCAGCCCGGGCCGCACCTTAAGCTGCTAGGCAGCGGGCTGCTGCTGGCCTCGCGCTACCCGCTGCTGCGCGCCGCCTTCTGGTGTTTCCCCCATGCGCGTCGCGAGGACGCGCTGGCCTCCAAGGGACTGCTTTCCGCACAG GTACAACTGGGCATCCTAGATGGGCGACGCGTCGTGGGCTTCCTGCATTGCACGCACTTGCATGCGCCGAATG aggatGGGCCCTTGCGCTGTCAACAGCTCACGCTGCTGCTAGACTGGGCCGAGCAGTTTGAGGCCGAGAGCCGTCAGAGCGACGAAGCCGTGGCCTTCAGCGTGCTGCTGGGGGACCTGAACTTCGACAACTGCTCACCAG ACCATGCGCAGGAGCAGAAGCACCAGCTCTTCAGCCGCTTTCAGGACCCCTGCCGGCTGGGCACGCGCCGGGAGCAGCCCTGGGCCGTGG GAACTATACTGAACGCCTCCACGCTCTGCCACTCGGTGGCCTGCTCCCCGGAGATGCTGAGGAG GGCCCTGGAGCAGAAGGAAGGGCGCCGTCGCTACCTGGCAGGCCCTCCCAGCGGAAGCCACCGGGCTAAGCCCTGGAAGGGACGGCGCGTGGACTACATCACGTATCGGGGAGTGCCCGGAGGCCCTCTGAgccca GAGGTGGAACAGGTGACATTCAGCACCGCCCTGGCAGGGCTCACAGACCACCTGGCCGTGGGACTTCGGCTCCGAGTTGCGATGTCTTCCTAA
- the LOC124228122 gene encoding sphingomyelin phosphodiesterase 5-like isoform X6, whose translation MQSPPDWPPKPGALRPSPFPHPVLDILHGLACALLFPAYWILDQLLGFWARATRRSGPRWLKAVAGVGASLLLLPLLLLVGLPLALPGFLLWLLLQAWRRPFCYQPPPECWTPPTPWRPPAEPARCFGFLSANLCLLPDGLARFSNLQHSQRRAEALGAVLLAGLRSSRYGATGCSSPGPEAPSGVLIAAVPAGLDFVCLQEVFDLRAARRLVNCLAPNLGPVLYDVGTFGLQPGPHLKLLGSGLLLASRYPLLRAAFWCFPHARREDALASKGLLSAQVQLGILDGRRVVGFLHCTHLHAPNEDGPLRCQQLTLLLDWAEQFEAESRQSDEAVAFSVLLGDLNFDNCSPDHAQEQKHQLFSRFQDPCRLGTRREQPWAVGTILNASTLCHSVACSPEMLRRALEQKEGRRRYLAGPPSGSHRAKPWKGRRVDYITYRGVPGGPLSPVSGRTQGAGSAGAGATPQPDSHPQEVEQVTFSTALAGLTDHLAVGLRLRVAMSS comes from the exons ATGCAATCCCCGCCCGACTGGCCCCCGAAGCCCGGCGCCCTACGGCCCTCGCCCTTCCCGCACCCTGTGCTGGACATCCTCCACGGCCTAGCCTGCGCGCTGCTCTTCCCAGCCTACTGGATCCTGGACCAGCTGCTGGGCTTCTGGGCGCGGGCGACGCGCCGGAGTGGCCCGAGGTGGCTGAAAGCAGTGGCGGGCGTCGGTGcgtctctgctgctgctgccgctgctgctgctcgTCGGCCTGCCCCTGGCACTGCCGGGCTTCTTGCTTTGGCTGCTGCTGCAGGCCTGGCGCCGCCCCTTCTGTTACCAGCCCCCTCCGGAGTGCTGGACGCCCCCCACGCCCTGGCGACCCCCAGCTGAGCCCGCGCGCTGCTTCGGCTTCCTCAGCGCCAACCTGTGTCTGCTCCCCGACGGGCTGGCGCGCTTCAGCAACTTGCAGCACAGCCAGCGGCGGGCCGAGGCCTTGGGCGCCGTGCTGCTCGCCGGTCTGCGTTCCTCGCGCTATGGGGCTACTGGCTGCAGCTCGCCAGGGCCAGAGGCGCCGTCTGGGGTGCTGATAGCCGCGGTGCCGGCGGGTCTGGACTTCGTGTGCCTACAGGAGGTGTTCGATCTGCGCGCGGCGCGCAGACTGGTAAACTGCCTGGCGCCCAATCTGGGCCCGGTGCTGTACGACGTGGGCACGTTCGGCCTGCAGCCCGGGCCGCACCTTAAGCTGCTAGGCAGCGGGCTGCTGCTGGCCTCGCGCTACCCGCTGCTGCGCGCCGCCTTCTGGTGTTTCCCCCATGCGCGTCGCGAGGACGCGCTGGCCTCCAAGGGACTGCTTTCCGCACAG GTACAACTGGGCATCCTAGATGGGCGACGCGTCGTGGGCTTCCTGCATTGCACGCACTTGCATGCGCCGAATG aggatGGGCCCTTGCGCTGTCAACAGCTCACGCTGCTGCTAGACTGGGCCGAGCAGTTTGAGGCCGAGAGCCGTCAGAGCGACGAAGCCGTGGCCTTCAGCGTGCTGCTGGGGGACCTGAACTTCGACAACTGCTCACCAG ACCATGCGCAGGAGCAGAAGCACCAGCTCTTCAGCCGCTTTCAGGACCCCTGCCGGCTGGGCACGCGCCGGGAGCAGCCCTGGGCCGTGG GAACTATACTGAACGCCTCCACGCTCTGCCACTCGGTGGCCTGCTCCCCGGAGATGCTGAGGAG GGCCCTGGAGCAGAAGGAAGGGCGCCGTCGCTACCTGGCAGGCCCTCCCAGCGGAAGCCACCGGGCTAAGCCCTGGAAGGGACGGCGCGTGGACTACATCACGTATCGGGGAGTGCCCGGAGGCCCTCTGAgcccagtaagtggcagaactcaGGGCGCCGGGTCAGCTGGCGCTGGGGCAACTCCTCAACCTGACTCCCACCCCCAGGAGGTGGAACAGGTGACATTCAGCACCGCCCTGGCAGGGCTCACAGACCACCTGGCCGTGGGACTTCGGCTCCGAGTTGCGATGTCTTCCTAA
- the LOC124228122 gene encoding sphingomyelin phosphodiesterase 5-like isoform X3 — protein MQSPPDWPPKPGALRPSPFPHPVLDILHGLACALLFPAYWILDQLLGFWARATRRSGPRWLKAVAGVGASLLLLPLLLLVGLPLALPGFLLWLLLQAWRRPFCYQPPPECWTPPTPWRPPAEPARCFGFLSANLCLLPDGLARFSNLQHSQRRAEALGAVLLAGLRSSRYGATGCSSPGPEAPSGVLIAAVPAGLDFVCLQEVFDLRAARRLVNCLAPNLGPVLYDVGTFGLQPGPHLKLLGSGLLLASRYPLLRAAFWCFPHARREDALASKGLLSAQVQLGILDGRRVVGFLHCTHLHAPNEDGPLRCQQLTLLLDWAEQFEAESRQSDEAVAFSVLLGDLNFDNCSPGKRRLRQSVAARPGPAHPAPVSLPRPCAGAEAPALQPLSGPLPAGHAPGAALGRGYGTGVGDGHREGSTAEAPADTALPRPHRNYTERLHALPLGGLLPGDAEEVSGNLGARHRLERECPSLVTQPLLRALEQKEGRRRYLAGPPSGSHRAKPWKGRRVDYITYRGVPGGPLSPEVEQVTFSTALAGLTDHLAVGLRLRVAMSS, from the exons ATGCAATCCCCGCCCGACTGGCCCCCGAAGCCCGGCGCCCTACGGCCCTCGCCCTTCCCGCACCCTGTGCTGGACATCCTCCACGGCCTAGCCTGCGCGCTGCTCTTCCCAGCCTACTGGATCCTGGACCAGCTGCTGGGCTTCTGGGCGCGGGCGACGCGCCGGAGTGGCCCGAGGTGGCTGAAAGCAGTGGCGGGCGTCGGTGcgtctctgctgctgctgccgctgctgctgctcgTCGGCCTGCCCCTGGCACTGCCGGGCTTCTTGCTTTGGCTGCTGCTGCAGGCCTGGCGCCGCCCCTTCTGTTACCAGCCCCCTCCGGAGTGCTGGACGCCCCCCACGCCCTGGCGACCCCCAGCTGAGCCCGCGCGCTGCTTCGGCTTCCTCAGCGCCAACCTGTGTCTGCTCCCCGACGGGCTGGCGCGCTTCAGCAACTTGCAGCACAGCCAGCGGCGGGCCGAGGCCTTGGGCGCCGTGCTGCTCGCCGGTCTGCGTTCCTCGCGCTATGGGGCTACTGGCTGCAGCTCGCCAGGGCCAGAGGCGCCGTCTGGGGTGCTGATAGCCGCGGTGCCGGCGGGTCTGGACTTCGTGTGCCTACAGGAGGTGTTCGATCTGCGCGCGGCGCGCAGACTGGTAAACTGCCTGGCGCCCAATCTGGGCCCGGTGCTGTACGACGTGGGCACGTTCGGCCTGCAGCCCGGGCCGCACCTTAAGCTGCTAGGCAGCGGGCTGCTGCTGGCCTCGCGCTACCCGCTGCTGCGCGCCGCCTTCTGGTGTTTCCCCCATGCGCGTCGCGAGGACGCGCTGGCCTCCAAGGGACTGCTTTCCGCACAG GTACAACTGGGCATCCTAGATGGGCGACGCGTCGTGGGCTTCCTGCATTGCACGCACTTGCATGCGCCGAATG aggatGGGCCCTTGCGCTGTCAACAGCTCACGCTGCTGCTAGACTGGGCCGAGCAGTTTGAGGCCGAGAGCCGTCAGAGCGACGAAGCCGTGGCCTTCAGCGTGCTGCTGGGGGACCTGAACTTCGACAACTGCTCACCAGGTAAGCGGAGGCTGCGGCAGAGCGTGGCCGCGCGGCCTGGCCCCGCCCACCCAGCGCCGGTTTCCCTCCCCAGACCATGCGCAGGAGCAGAAGCACCAGCTCTTCAGCCGCTTTCAGGACCCCTGCCGGCTGGGCACGCGCCGGGAGCAGCCCTGGGCCGTGGGTACGGCACCGGGGTGGGGGATGGACATAGGGAGGGATCCACGGCCGAGGCTCCCGCTGATACTGCCCTCCCACGCCCTCACAGGAACTATACTGAACGCCTCCACGCTCTGCCACTCGGTGGCCTGCTCCCCGGAGATGCTGAGGAGGTGAGTGGCAACCTGGGGGCCAGACACCGCCTAGAACGAGAGTGCCCTAGCCTTGTGACACAGCCCCTCCTCAGGGCCCTGGAGCAGAAGGAAGGGCGCCGTCGCTACCTGGCAGGCCCTCCCAGCGGAAGCCACCGGGCTAAGCCCTGGAAGGGACGGCGCGTGGACTACATCACGTATCGGGGAGTGCCCGGAGGCCCTCTGAgccca GAGGTGGAACAGGTGACATTCAGCACCGCCCTGGCAGGGCTCACAGACCACCTGGCCGTGGGACTTCGGCTCCGAGTTGCGATGTCTTCCTAA
- the LOC124228122 gene encoding sphingomyelin phosphodiesterase 5-like isoform X5 yields the protein MQSPPDWPPKPGALRPSPFPHPVLDILHGLACALLFPAYWILDQLLGFWARATRRSGPRWLKAVAGVGASLLLLPLLLLVGLPLALPGFLLWLLLQAWRRPFCYQPPPECWTPPTPWRPPAEPARCFGFLSANLCLLPDGLARFSNLQHSQRRAEALGAVLLAGLRSSRYGATGCSSPGPEAPSGVLIAAVPAGLDFVCLQEVFDLRAARRLVNCLAPNLGPVLYDVGTFGLQPGPHLKLLGSGLLLASRYPLLRAAFWCFPHARREDALASKGLLSAQVQLGILDGRRVVGFLHCTHLHAPNEDGPLRCQQLTLLLDWAEQFEAESRQSDEAVAFSVLLGDLNFDNCSPDHAQEQKHQLFSRFQDPCRLGTRREQPWAVGTAPGWGMDIGRDPRPRLPLILPSHALTGTILNASTLCHSVACSPEMLRRALEQKEGRRRYLAGPPSGSHRAKPWKGRRVDYITYRGVPGGPLSPVSGRTQGAGSAGAGATPQPDSHPQEVEQVTFSTALAGLTDHLAVGLRLRVAMSS from the exons ATGCAATCCCCGCCCGACTGGCCCCCGAAGCCCGGCGCCCTACGGCCCTCGCCCTTCCCGCACCCTGTGCTGGACATCCTCCACGGCCTAGCCTGCGCGCTGCTCTTCCCAGCCTACTGGATCCTGGACCAGCTGCTGGGCTTCTGGGCGCGGGCGACGCGCCGGAGTGGCCCGAGGTGGCTGAAAGCAGTGGCGGGCGTCGGTGcgtctctgctgctgctgccgctgctgctgctcgTCGGCCTGCCCCTGGCACTGCCGGGCTTCTTGCTTTGGCTGCTGCTGCAGGCCTGGCGCCGCCCCTTCTGTTACCAGCCCCCTCCGGAGTGCTGGACGCCCCCCACGCCCTGGCGACCCCCAGCTGAGCCCGCGCGCTGCTTCGGCTTCCTCAGCGCCAACCTGTGTCTGCTCCCCGACGGGCTGGCGCGCTTCAGCAACTTGCAGCACAGCCAGCGGCGGGCCGAGGCCTTGGGCGCCGTGCTGCTCGCCGGTCTGCGTTCCTCGCGCTATGGGGCTACTGGCTGCAGCTCGCCAGGGCCAGAGGCGCCGTCTGGGGTGCTGATAGCCGCGGTGCCGGCGGGTCTGGACTTCGTGTGCCTACAGGAGGTGTTCGATCTGCGCGCGGCGCGCAGACTGGTAAACTGCCTGGCGCCCAATCTGGGCCCGGTGCTGTACGACGTGGGCACGTTCGGCCTGCAGCCCGGGCCGCACCTTAAGCTGCTAGGCAGCGGGCTGCTGCTGGCCTCGCGCTACCCGCTGCTGCGCGCCGCCTTCTGGTGTTTCCCCCATGCGCGTCGCGAGGACGCGCTGGCCTCCAAGGGACTGCTTTCCGCACAG GTACAACTGGGCATCCTAGATGGGCGACGCGTCGTGGGCTTCCTGCATTGCACGCACTTGCATGCGCCGAATG aggatGGGCCCTTGCGCTGTCAACAGCTCACGCTGCTGCTAGACTGGGCCGAGCAGTTTGAGGCCGAGAGCCGTCAGAGCGACGAAGCCGTGGCCTTCAGCGTGCTGCTGGGGGACCTGAACTTCGACAACTGCTCACCAG ACCATGCGCAGGAGCAGAAGCACCAGCTCTTCAGCCGCTTTCAGGACCCCTGCCGGCTGGGCACGCGCCGGGAGCAGCCCTGGGCCGTGGGTACGGCACCGGGGTGGGGGATGGACATAGGGAGGGATCCACGGCCGAGGCTCCCGCTGATACTGCCCTCCCACGCCCTCACAGGAACTATACTGAACGCCTCCACGCTCTGCCACTCGGTGGCCTGCTCCCCGGAGATGCTGAGGAG GGCCCTGGAGCAGAAGGAAGGGCGCCGTCGCTACCTGGCAGGCCCTCCCAGCGGAAGCCACCGGGCTAAGCCCTGGAAGGGACGGCGCGTGGACTACATCACGTATCGGGGAGTGCCCGGAGGCCCTCTGAgcccagtaagtggcagaactcaGGGCGCCGGGTCAGCTGGCGCTGGGGCAACTCCTCAACCTGACTCCCACCCCCAGGAGGTGGAACAGGTGACATTCAGCACCGCCCTGGCAGGGCTCACAGACCACCTGGCCGTGGGACTTCGGCTCCGAGTTGCGATGTCTTCCTAA
- the LOC124228122 gene encoding sphingomyelin phosphodiesterase 5-like isoform X4 — protein MQSPPDWPPKPGALRPSPFPHPVLDILHGLACALLFPAYWILDQLLGFWARATRRSGPRWLKAVAGVGASLLLLPLLLLVGLPLALPGFLLWLLLQAWRRPFCYQPPPECWTPPTPWRPPAEPARCFGFLSANLCLLPDGLARFSNLQHSQRRAEALGAVLLAGLRSSRYGATGCSSPGPEAPSGVLIAAVPAGLDFVCLQEVFDLRAARRLVNCLAPNLGPVLYDVGTFGLQPGPHLKLLGSGLLLASRYPLLRAAFWCFPHARREDALASKGLLSAQVQLGILDGRRVVGFLHCTHLHAPNEDGPLRCQQLTLLLDWAEQFEAESRQSDEAVAFSVLLGDLNFDNCSPGKRRLRQSVAARPGPAHPAPVSLPRPCAGAEAPALQPLSGPLPAGHAPGAALGRGNYTERLHALPLGGLLPGDAEEVSGNLGARHRLERECPSLVTQPLLRALEQKEGRRRYLAGPPSGSHRAKPWKGRRVDYITYRGVPGGPLSPVSGRTQGAGSAGAGATPQPDSHPQEVEQVTFSTALAGLTDHLAVGLRLRVAMSS, from the exons ATGCAATCCCCGCCCGACTGGCCCCCGAAGCCCGGCGCCCTACGGCCCTCGCCCTTCCCGCACCCTGTGCTGGACATCCTCCACGGCCTAGCCTGCGCGCTGCTCTTCCCAGCCTACTGGATCCTGGACCAGCTGCTGGGCTTCTGGGCGCGGGCGACGCGCCGGAGTGGCCCGAGGTGGCTGAAAGCAGTGGCGGGCGTCGGTGcgtctctgctgctgctgccgctgctgctgctcgTCGGCCTGCCCCTGGCACTGCCGGGCTTCTTGCTTTGGCTGCTGCTGCAGGCCTGGCGCCGCCCCTTCTGTTACCAGCCCCCTCCGGAGTGCTGGACGCCCCCCACGCCCTGGCGACCCCCAGCTGAGCCCGCGCGCTGCTTCGGCTTCCTCAGCGCCAACCTGTGTCTGCTCCCCGACGGGCTGGCGCGCTTCAGCAACTTGCAGCACAGCCAGCGGCGGGCCGAGGCCTTGGGCGCCGTGCTGCTCGCCGGTCTGCGTTCCTCGCGCTATGGGGCTACTGGCTGCAGCTCGCCAGGGCCAGAGGCGCCGTCTGGGGTGCTGATAGCCGCGGTGCCGGCGGGTCTGGACTTCGTGTGCCTACAGGAGGTGTTCGATCTGCGCGCGGCGCGCAGACTGGTAAACTGCCTGGCGCCCAATCTGGGCCCGGTGCTGTACGACGTGGGCACGTTCGGCCTGCAGCCCGGGCCGCACCTTAAGCTGCTAGGCAGCGGGCTGCTGCTGGCCTCGCGCTACCCGCTGCTGCGCGCCGCCTTCTGGTGTTTCCCCCATGCGCGTCGCGAGGACGCGCTGGCCTCCAAGGGACTGCTTTCCGCACAG GTACAACTGGGCATCCTAGATGGGCGACGCGTCGTGGGCTTCCTGCATTGCACGCACTTGCATGCGCCGAATG aggatGGGCCCTTGCGCTGTCAACAGCTCACGCTGCTGCTAGACTGGGCCGAGCAGTTTGAGGCCGAGAGCCGTCAGAGCGACGAAGCCGTGGCCTTCAGCGTGCTGCTGGGGGACCTGAACTTCGACAACTGCTCACCAGGTAAGCGGAGGCTGCGGCAGAGCGTGGCCGCGCGGCCTGGCCCCGCCCACCCAGCGCCGGTTTCCCTCCCCAGACCATGCGCAGGAGCAGAAGCACCAGCTCTTCAGCCGCTTTCAGGACCCCTGCCGGCTGGGCACGCGCCGGGAGCAGCCCTGGGCCGTGG GAACTATACTGAACGCCTCCACGCTCTGCCACTCGGTGGCCTGCTCCCCGGAGATGCTGAGGAGGTGAGTGGCAACCTGGGGGCCAGACACCGCCTAGAACGAGAGTGCCCTAGCCTTGTGACACAGCCCCTCCTCAGGGCCCTGGAGCAGAAGGAAGGGCGCCGTCGCTACCTGGCAGGCCCTCCCAGCGGAAGCCACCGGGCTAAGCCCTGGAAGGGACGGCGCGTGGACTACATCACGTATCGGGGAGTGCCCGGAGGCCCTCTGAgcccagtaagtggcagaactcaGGGCGCCGGGTCAGCTGGCGCTGGGGCAACTCCTCAACCTGACTCCCACCCCCAGGAGGTGGAACAGGTGACATTCAGCACCGCCCTGGCAGGGCTCACAGACCACCTGGCCGTGGGACTTCGGCTCCGAGTTGCGATGTCTTCCTAA